In Romeriopsis navalis LEGE 11480, one genomic interval encodes:
- a CDS encoding YHYH protein: MNYTYRRLIPLTLGLLSSFAASCTSTGESAPPLAGLPTKPEISATTSKQSVVAVNPDFFIQANLAKPIQQEDCTLSDGTKTSCYSITINPTPQEHKMGPWCPTHVKDGKDKGGLWFRDGKIYDVDGAFIANLADFYADPDWKLVNPDGSIRVTKTQAAFEAAARPDVDPNYNNYCVEGRPEWYTVQAKTYKIPVTPIYQKTPTRFDRNGVGVAFNGVNFDPPAPVDAILNAHTLAPLDDNGGHMNPHAGYHYHAATGRTKEIAQSDNHAPMIGYALDGFGIYALLDPDTKAPTDLDESRGHSDAVRGYHYHAGTPGSNEIIRSFRGAVVNSMSDLPGQSGRPGADGRPPRPR, encoded by the coding sequence ATGAATTACACATATCGACGCCTCATTCCATTGACCTTGGGTCTCCTCTCCTCATTTGCCGCATCATGCACATCGACTGGGGAATCAGCGCCCCCGCTCGCCGGATTGCCGACGAAACCTGAAATATCCGCGACCACTTCCAAACAATCCGTAGTTGCAGTTAATCCCGACTTTTTTATTCAGGCGAATTTAGCCAAGCCGATTCAGCAAGAAGATTGCACCCTCTCCGATGGCACTAAAACGTCGTGCTATAGCATTACGATCAATCCGACTCCCCAAGAGCACAAAATGGGGCCGTGGTGCCCCACTCATGTCAAAGATGGCAAAGACAAGGGGGGGCTGTGGTTTCGCGATGGGAAAATATACGATGTTGATGGGGCATTTATTGCCAATCTCGCCGATTTTTATGCTGACCCCGACTGGAAATTAGTCAATCCCGATGGCTCGATCCGCGTCACCAAAACCCAAGCAGCATTTGAAGCCGCCGCCCGCCCCGATGTCGATCCAAATTACAACAACTACTGCGTCGAGGGCCGTCCAGAATGGTACACAGTCCAAGCCAAAACTTATAAGATCCCTGTTACACCGATATATCAGAAAACGCCGACCCGCTTCGATCGTAATGGCGTTGGAGTGGCATTTAATGGGGTGAACTTTGATCCGCCTGCGCCGGTTGATGCGATATTGAACGCCCATACGCTAGCGCCCTTAGATGACAATGGTGGGCATATGAATCCGCATGCGGGTTATCACTATCATGCGGCAACGGGTCGAACCAAAGAAATCGCACAATCGGATAATCATGCCCCCATGATCGGTTATGCCCTGGATGGATTTGGCATTTATGCCTTGCTTGACCCAGACACAAAAGCGCCCACCGATTTGGATGAATCGCGGGGACATTCTGATGCGGTACGGGGCTATCACTACCACGCCGGAACGCCAGGGAGTAATGAAATTATTCGATCGTTTCGGGGAGCTGTCGTCAACTCTATGAGCGATCTGCCAGGTCAATCCGGCAGACCGGGTGCAGATGGACGGCCACCACGACCACGGTAG
- a CDS encoding STAS domain-containing protein gives MKDSVVGEAVIDVGQGSILMEQQEYTNSDGNGVIVLTPTGRLDITTAWQFRLKLQECIAKQSRHIVVNLGQVNFIDSSGLTSLVAGMRDADKARGSFRICNVHPEARLVFEVTMMDSVFEIYDSEEEALAGATQGAA, from the coding sequence TTGAAAGATTCCGTCGTAGGTGAAGCCGTGATTGACGTAGGACAAGGGTCAATTCTCATGGAACAGCAGGAATATACCAACAGTGATGGTAATGGTGTGATTGTCTTGACCCCGACAGGACGCTTAGACATTACTACTGCTTGGCAGTTTCGGTTGAAGTTGCAAGAATGTATCGCGAAGCAAAGTCGCCACATTGTGGTGAACTTGGGCCAGGTTAACTTTATTGATAGTTCTGGTTTGACTTCTCTGGTCGCGGGAATGCGCGATGCTGATAAGGCACGCGGTAGCTTCCGTATTTGTAATGTGCATCCAGAAGCGCGTCTCGTATTTGAGGTGACGATGATGGATTCGGTGTTTGAAATATATGATTCGGAAGAGGAAGCGCTGGCCGGTGCGACTCAAGGCGCTGCTTAA
- a CDS encoding chromophore lyase CpcT/CpeT gives MSQLQILAQFLSGVYDNREQALAEPIWYVHLRCWIRPTPCFRDDSITLFVEQANILNPEQPYRQRLMRLRETKGQLTAQFYSFQTPSSVLGYGQDPSKLAEILNAPIDELPGCQLNITQIADDRFSAMPPADCICQFTFPGKDGQLQTGQVELGFEVSPTEFHSYDKGINPTTQKPIWGALMGPYRYTKRQVYSLLD, from the coding sequence ATGTCCCAGCTTCAAATCCTTGCCCAATTCCTTTCCGGCGTTTACGACAATCGCGAACAAGCCTTGGCCGAACCGATTTGGTATGTCCATCTGCGCTGCTGGATTCGCCCGACACCATGCTTTCGGGATGACAGCATTACCCTGTTCGTCGAACAAGCCAACATCCTCAATCCCGAACAGCCCTACCGCCAACGGCTCATGCGGCTACGGGAAACAAAGGGCCAACTGACCGCTCAGTTCTACAGTTTCCAAACCCCCAGCAGCGTGCTTGGCTATGGCCAAGATCCAAGCAAATTGGCCGAAATCCTCAATGCGCCGATCGACGAACTCCCGGGCTGTCAGCTAAATATTACGCAAATCGCGGACGATCGCTTCAGCGCCATGCCACCCGCCGACTGCATCTGTCAATTCACGTTCCCCGGTAAAGATGGTCAACTCCAAACTGGCCAAGTCGAACTCGGTTTCGAAGTGAGTCCGACCGAATTCCATAGCTATGACAAAGGCATCAATCCCACAACCCAAAAACCGATCTGGGGTGCGCTGATGGGGCCCTATCGCTATACCAAACGGCAAGTCTATTCACTACTGGACTGA
- a CDS encoding Uma2 family endonuclease, whose protein sequence is MVQTPTKPVTLAEFLELPETKPASEYVDGAVIQKPMPQGKHSILQRDLCFALTVAFKPTRLAQAIPELRCTFGDRSIVPDIVVFQESKIPRDANGEVSNTFDLAPDWTIFFQKRYANEILSPGQSSTKVTQNILHCLAHGTVMGWLIDPEEQLILVYDEQRSVQVFEASETVLPVPEFAAGLALTLGEVFGWLTA, encoded by the coding sequence ATGGTACAAACTCCCACTAAACCAGTGACATTGGCGGAATTTCTGGAATTGCCAGAGACGAAGCCTGCGAGTGAATACGTCGATGGAGCGGTGATTCAGAAGCCCATGCCTCAAGGAAAGCACAGTATTCTGCAACGCGATTTGTGCTTTGCTTTGACGGTTGCGTTTAAACCGACGCGTTTGGCCCAAGCGATTCCCGAGTTGCGATGTACCTTTGGAGATCGGTCGATCGTGCCGGATATTGTGGTTTTTCAGGAGTCGAAGATTCCACGCGACGCGAATGGGGAAGTGTCCAATACGTTTGATTTAGCGCCGGATTGGACGATTTTCTTTCAGAAACGCTACGCGAACGAAATCCTATCACCGGGTCAAAGTTCGACGAAGGTAACGCAAAATATTTTGCATTGTTTGGCCCACGGTACGGTGATGGGTTGGCTAATTGACCCCGAAGAACAGTTGATTCTGGTGTATGACGAGCAGCGATCTGTGCAAGTGTTTGAAGCATCCGAAACGGTTTTACCGGTGCCTGAATTTGCAGCAGGATTGGCATTGACGTTGGGGGAGGTGTTTGGCTGGTTGACGGCTTAA
- a CDS encoding Mrp/NBP35 family ATP-binding protein — translation MPATLSAESVLEVLKPVQDPELQKSLVDLNMIRNVAIAGGNVSFTLVLTTPACPLREFIVDDCKKAVNTLPGVEDIQVEVTAETPQQKDSLPDRQGVPGVKNIIAVSSGKGGVGKSTVAVNLAVALAQAGAKVGMIDADIYGPNAPMMLGLEGTQVKVEQGAQGEVLEPAFNHGVKLVSMGFLIDKDQPVIWRGPMLNGVIRQFLYQVNWGELDYMIVDMPPGTGDAQLTLAQAVPMAGAVIVTTPQSVALSDARRGLKMFQQLGINVLGIVENMSYFTPPDLPDRQYDIFGSKGGETTAQELGLPLLGCIPLEMPVREGGDQGLPIVVANPDAPAAQALTAIAQQMAAKVSIAALTA, via the coding sequence ATGCCTGCGACCCTCAGTGCTGAAAGCGTGCTTGAAGTCCTCAAGCCGGTCCAAGATCCCGAACTGCAAAAAAGTTTGGTGGATTTGAATATGATTCGCAATGTGGCGATCGCGGGTGGTAACGTCAGTTTCACCCTAGTTCTGACCACACCGGCTTGCCCGTTGCGCGAGTTCATCGTCGATGACTGCAAGAAAGCCGTGAACACACTGCCGGGGGTTGAGGATATCCAAGTTGAGGTTACAGCCGAAACGCCACAACAGAAGGATAGTCTGCCCGATCGCCAAGGCGTCCCAGGGGTGAAAAATATTATTGCCGTTTCCAGTGGCAAGGGCGGTGTGGGAAAAAGCACCGTTGCCGTCAATTTGGCCGTGGCGCTGGCCCAAGCGGGCGCAAAGGTAGGCATGATTGACGCCGATATCTACGGCCCGAATGCGCCGATGATGCTGGGCTTAGAAGGCACCCAAGTCAAAGTCGAGCAAGGTGCCCAGGGCGAAGTCCTGGAACCCGCTTTCAACCATGGGGTCAAATTAGTCTCGATGGGCTTTTTGATCGACAAAGACCAACCCGTGATTTGGCGCGGCCCGATGCTGAATGGCGTGATTCGCCAATTTCTCTATCAGGTCAACTGGGGCGAACTGGATTACATGATTGTCGATATGCCGCCGGGAACCGGTGATGCCCAGCTCACCCTGGCCCAAGCCGTACCGATGGCTGGGGCCGTGATTGTCACCACCCCCCAAAGTGTGGCCCTCTCCGATGCCCGTCGCGGATTAAAAATGTTCCAGCAGCTCGGAATTAACGTGCTTGGCATTGTAGAGAACATGAGTTACTTCACACCGCCCGATCTGCCCGATCGGCAATATGACATCTTTGGTTCCAAAGGTGGTGAGACCACGGCCCAAGAGCTGGGCTTACCCCTCCTCGGCTGTATTCCGCTGGAGATGCCCGTGCGCGAAGGTGGCGATCAAGGATTACCGATTGTTGTGGCGAATCCCGATGCCCCAGCGGCGCAGGCATTAACGGCGATTGCCCAGCAAATGGCGGCGAAAGTCTCGATCGCGGCGTTAACTGCTTAG
- a CDS encoding sensor histidine kinase, with protein MNHSTNLLYHRYRFIALVVYIAVLVTGIADWLYGGLGPRSLVIAPDFDRFCIFALSVLLLIVIELLSLGQADFDKRQPGRLLPFLLRLCLFVSACAVTDLFYSPILFLPILLYCHFAVSKRLSYGIAICGVVTLFGLSVANIGGISAKPPPPPVTNHMRPPSKPIGGLIDRSAGALITVLFTLLLARAMSQATAAQQKLTDLLSNLEASHTQLQSYATQVADLAASEERNRLARNIHDSLGHHLAAISIQLAKAHAYRDRDPIRANEAITYAQHTVQDALKDVRESVSSLRQNGDAFAFHTALQDLLQRMEHSDLILTLHQTGDSSHYGQLKLLILYRVIQEGLTNVHKHAKASHVMIILHFGPHFAHLELADNGVGFNVSVWQEHAHEPSTYGLIGLKERLTLVGGSLEISSQSTGTKLKVKLPQTNQPVSFSPTPAYDHQ; from the coding sequence ATGAACCATTCCACAAACCTGCTTTATCACCGTTACCGCTTCATAGCTTTAGTGGTATACATCGCTGTCCTCGTAACCGGGATAGCCGATTGGTTATATGGTGGTCTCGGTCCACGATCGCTCGTGATTGCCCCCGACTTCGATCGTTTTTGCATTTTTGCGCTATCGGTATTGCTGCTGATTGTTATCGAACTCCTATCCTTGGGACAAGCCGACTTCGATAAACGTCAACCAGGCCGATTATTGCCTTTTTTGCTGCGATTATGCTTGTTTGTGAGTGCTTGTGCCGTTACTGATTTATTTTACTCCCCAATCCTCTTTCTGCCGATTCTGTTGTATTGCCACTTCGCCGTTAGTAAACGCTTGAGCTATGGCATCGCCATCTGCGGCGTCGTCACATTGTTCGGGCTAAGTGTCGCTAATATTGGCGGTATCAGTGCGAAACCGCCGCCACCACCTGTCACCAATCATATGCGGCCCCCGAGCAAGCCAATCGGTGGCTTAATCGATCGGAGCGCAGGAGCCTTAATTACCGTCCTATTCACCCTGCTACTCGCACGGGCCATGTCACAGGCTACTGCCGCTCAGCAAAAACTCACCGACTTACTGAGCAACCTCGAAGCCTCCCATACGCAGCTACAAAGCTATGCCACTCAAGTTGCGGATCTCGCCGCCTCAGAAGAACGCAACCGGCTCGCACGGAATATCCACGATAGCTTGGGGCACCACCTGGCGGCCATTAGTATCCAACTTGCCAAAGCGCACGCTTACCGCGATCGCGATCCGATCCGGGCCAATGAAGCCATCACCTATGCCCAACATACGGTTCAAGATGCCTTAAAAGATGTGCGCGAATCCGTCAGCAGTTTGCGCCAAAACGGTGATGCCTTTGCCTTTCACACCGCACTCCAAGATCTGCTCCAGCGGATGGAGCATAGTGATCTGATATTGACCCTCCACCAAACGGGCGATAGCTCACACTACGGCCAGCTCAAGCTACTGATTTTGTACCGAGTGATTCAAGAAGGGCTGACGAATGTGCATAAACACGCCAAAGCCAGTCATGTCATGATCATTCTGCATTTTGGGCCGCACTTCGCCCATCTCGAACTCGCCGATAATGGCGTGGGATTTAACGTGTCGGTTTGGCAAGAGCACGCTCATGAACCATCGACCTATGGCCTGATCGGCTTAAAGGAACGCTTGACTTTGGTGGGTGGTAGTCTTGAGATCAGCAGTCAGTCCACCGGTACAAAACTCAAAGTTAAGCTACCGCAGACGAATCAACCGGTTAGCTTTAGTCCTACCCCAGCCTATGACCACCAATAA
- a CDS encoding response regulator — MTTNNIRILLVDDQYLIREGIASLLELEDGIEVVGLADNGQSAIAQALKLKPSIVLMDVRMPEMNGVAATAKIRKALPTCQVLMLTTFDDEEFIVQSLLAGACGYLMKDIPSKDLAQAIKLAHAGVFQLAPEVAGKLVGQLRQPPGSQTKPPADPALTTRELEILNHLAKGATNKEIAQDMHVSEGTVKNHVSHILTKLDLRDRTQAAVYAVEHHLE, encoded by the coding sequence ATGACCACCAATAACATCCGAATTTTGCTCGTCGATGATCAATATCTGATTCGCGAAGGGATTGCTTCTTTGCTCGAACTGGAGGATGGCATCGAAGTTGTGGGACTGGCCGACAATGGCCAATCGGCGATCGCCCAAGCCCTGAAACTCAAGCCGTCGATCGTCCTGATGGATGTACGGATGCCAGAGATGAACGGGGTGGCCGCTACCGCCAAGATTCGCAAAGCCTTGCCGACCTGCCAAGTCCTGATGCTGACTACATTTGACGATGAAGAATTTATTGTGCAGTCGCTGTTGGCGGGGGCCTGCGGGTATCTGATGAAAGATATTCCGTCCAAAGACTTGGCTCAAGCGATCAAACTCGCCCACGCCGGGGTCTTTCAACTCGCACCAGAGGTGGCTGGTAAACTTGTCGGACAACTGCGTCAGCCACCGGGTAGCCAAACCAAGCCCCCCGCTGATCCAGCATTAACGACCCGAGAATTAGAGATCCTCAACCACCTGGCCAAAGGCGCAACTAATAAAGAAATTGCCCAGGATATGCATGTCAGCGAGGGCACTGTCAAAAATCATGTCTCCCACATTTTGACCAAACTCGACCTGCGCGATCGCACCCAAGCGGCAGTCTATGCCGTCGAGCACCATTTGGAGTAA
- the arfB gene encoding alternative ribosome rescue aminoacyl-tRNA hydrolase ArfB, translating into MQITNRTSIPLSEIELSAARSQGAGGQNVNKVETAIHLRFDIRASSLNPLFKERLLNLRDRRITKDGVIIIKAQNQRTQTLNKQDALDRLKELIKSITVTQPKRKPTKPSKGAKRKRLDNKAKRSQLKASRRRVEE; encoded by the coding sequence CTGCAAATCACCAACCGCACATCAATTCCGCTGAGTGAAATCGAACTCAGTGCAGCGCGATCTCAGGGAGCCGGGGGGCAGAACGTCAACAAAGTCGAAACAGCAATTCATCTCCGGTTTGATATTCGGGCATCATCGCTGAATCCTTTGTTCAAAGAACGCCTGCTGAACTTACGTGATCGTCGCATCACTAAAGATGGCGTGATCATCATCAAAGCCCAAAACCAGCGCACCCAAACCCTGAATAAACAGGACGCCCTCGATCGGCTCAAAGAATTAATCAAAAGCATCACCGTCACACAACCCAAACGCAAACCCACAAAACCGTCAAAAGGGGCCAAGCGCAAGCGGTTAGATAATAAGGCGAAACGCAGTCAACTTAAAGCATCGCGGCGTCGGGTTGAGGAATAG
- the tadA gene encoding tRNA adenosine(34) deaminase TadA produces MPYSIPPPALDHPEYLRHRHWMLRALELAEAAGEVGDVPVGAVIVDGHNQVLAEAANRREQDQDPTAHAEVLALRQAGIQRGNWHLNDCTLYVTLEPCPMCSGALVLSRLGTLVYGADDQKAGAVRSVLNLPDGPASNHKLTVYGGILAESCREQLQAWFRQHRQTR; encoded by the coding sequence TTGCCCTATTCCATTCCCCCACCCGCACTTGATCACCCGGAATACCTGCGACATCGCCATTGGATGCTGCGGGCACTCGAACTGGCGGAAGCAGCCGGTGAAGTTGGCGATGTGCCCGTGGGTGCAGTAATTGTGGATGGGCATAACCAGGTACTGGCCGAAGCCGCCAACCGCCGCGAACAAGACCAAGACCCCACGGCCCATGCGGAAGTTCTCGCCCTGCGGCAAGCCGGAATACAACGCGGTAACTGGCATCTCAACGACTGCACGCTCTATGTCACCCTCGAACCCTGCCCGATGTGTTCTGGAGCCCTGGTGCTGTCCCGATTAGGCACATTAGTTTATGGGGCAGACGACCAAAAGGCCGGTGCGGTGCGATCGGTCCTGAATCTCCCCGATGGCCCCGCGTCCAATCACAAACTCACCGTATATGGCGGCATTCTCGCCGAATCCTGCCGCGAACAGTTACAAGCCTGGTTTCGCCAACACCGCCAGACCCGCTGA
- a CDS encoding cation:proton antiporter yields the protein MLESILWIVLMGFFVGQIARRLKAPALAGMILVGLMLGPQVSQVIAPSVLESADDLRTIAVMVILMKAGLGLDRDKLDQQGNVALRLGFLPATFEAITVALVSMWLFQFNFATGLLLGCIIGAESPAVIVPGMLRLKSLGWGVKKGIPDAILTGSALSDVLLLLVFSLLLTFLAQGTMQGVTIGALTFTRLQLLPFQIIIQIGLGMLVGWLTAKGLVAVLRKQNWTQNTVQDSLVSAGIALLVVVLAKHLPIFSGYLAVMAAGFFVTTLDAPLSRRLRQGFDSLWTIAQIFLFVLLGANIQLDVLENQFLPGLLLLAIGTLGGRMCGWYLATLGSNWNWKEKLFLLPGNSAKATVQAAIGAIPLAQGIAGGETILAIAVLSILVTAPLGAWAIPTFAPRLLEQGEVDPTKVVVERQIKILAAIDDSPLSKKVLAKAAELARRGDAEVIVLHVDRAENPQIIGQLQIQAQTVLADIRHKFITDTGAVAEAILATAQQSEIDELVIGKRGGFGQFLVGSVSQAVLEASTIPVVIVE from the coding sequence ATGCTAGAGAGTATTCTGTGGATTGTGTTGATGGGTTTTTTTGTTGGGCAGATTGCCCGGCGGTTGAAAGCTCCGGCGCTGGCGGGCATGATTCTTGTGGGTCTGATGCTTGGTCCACAGGTGAGCCAGGTGATTGCCCCTTCAGTTCTCGAATCAGCGGATGATTTAAGGACGATCGCCGTCATGGTCATTCTGATGAAGGCGGGGTTGGGGCTCGATCGTGACAAACTCGACCAGCAAGGGAATGTCGCTTTGCGTTTAGGATTTCTGCCAGCGACTTTTGAGGCAATCACGGTAGCATTAGTTTCGATGTGGCTATTTCAGTTTAACTTCGCTACAGGGTTGTTACTCGGCTGTATCATCGGTGCCGAATCACCGGCGGTGATTGTTCCAGGAATGCTGCGGCTCAAAAGTCTGGGCTGGGGTGTAAAAAAGGGGATTCCCGATGCGATTCTAACGGGCAGTGCGCTATCAGATGTCTTGCTACTGTTGGTGTTTAGCTTGCTGCTGACGTTTCTGGCCCAAGGGACAATGCAGGGTGTGACGATCGGCGCCCTCACATTTACCAGGCTGCAATTGCTCCCGTTCCAAATCATCATCCAAATCGGTTTGGGGATGCTGGTCGGCTGGCTGACGGCCAAGGGATTGGTCGCTGTTTTACGCAAACAAAACTGGACCCAGAATACCGTCCAGGATTCCCTCGTTAGTGCTGGGATTGCGCTGCTGGTTGTGGTGCTGGCCAAACATCTGCCCATCTTTTCCGGCTACTTAGCGGTAATGGCGGCTGGTTTCTTTGTTACGACTTTGGATGCACCGTTGTCGCGGCGATTGCGGCAGGGGTTTGATTCGTTGTGGACGATCGCCCAGATTTTTCTGTTTGTGCTGCTGGGGGCAAATATTCAGCTGGATGTTTTGGAAAATCAGTTTTTGCCGGGGCTATTGCTGCTGGCGATCGGCACCCTAGGCGGCAGAATGTGCGGCTGGTATCTCGCGACACTGGGGAGCAATTGGAACTGGAAGGAAAAGCTGTTTTTGCTGCCGGGAAATTCGGCAAAAGCGACGGTGCAGGCAGCGATCGGGGCGATTCCTCTAGCCCAAGGCATCGCGGGTGGGGAAACAATTTTGGCGATTGCGGTACTGTCGATTCTGGTCACGGCACCCTTGGGGGCTTGGGCCATTCCCACGTTTGCGCCGAGGCTCTTAGAACAAGGTGAAGTGGACCCAACTAAAGTCGTAGTGGAACGTCAGATAAAAATATTGGCGGCGATCGATGATTCGCCCTTGAGCAAAAAGGTTTTGGCGAAGGCCGCAGAGTTAGCGCGACGGGGGGATGCTGAGGTGATTGTATTGCATGTCGATCGAGCGGAGAATCCCCAAATCATTGGACAACTGCAAATTCAGGCGCAAACCGTTTTAGCCGATATTCGGCATAAATTTATTACAGATACAGGAGCAGTTGCGGAAGCAATCTTGGCAACGGCTCAGCAATCCGAAATTGATGAGTTAGTCATTGGTAAACGGGGTGGCTTTGGACAGTTTCTGGTGGGTTCGGTGTCGCAGGCCGTATTGGAGGCAAGTACGATTCCGGTGGTGATTGTGGAATAG
- a CDS encoding extracellular matrix/biofilm biosynthesis regulator RemA family protein: MNSQISSSGKLAGIGFRGFISTQRVLTITTPGFASVKQIIAEARERRELIDATHGRRIKSVIIMDSGHVILSATPPKKVA, from the coding sequence ATGAACAGTCAGATATCGAGTAGCGGTAAATTAGCGGGTATCGGTTTCCGTGGTTTTATCTCGACGCAAAGAGTGTTGACCATCACCACACCGGGCTTCGCCTCAGTGAAGCAAATTATTGCCGAAGCGCGGGAGCGGCGGGAACTGATTGATGCCACCCACGGCCGGCGGATCAAGAGTGTCATTATCATGGATTCGGGCCACGTCATCCTGTCCGCCACTCCGCCCAAAAAAGTTGCTTAG
- the hemF gene encoding oxygen-dependent coproporphyrinogen oxidase: MTAFPTFSAPEKTPKKATQPLPPSDSRERVSAWLQSFQDSVCEGLTEADGAAEFKQDAWERPEGGGGRSRVMRDGKVFEQGGVNFSEVWGDKLPPSILKQRPEAAGHRFYATGTSMVLHPKNPYVPTVHLNYRYFEAGPVWWFGGGIDLTPYYPFEEDVAQFHNTLKGACDKHHPEYYNTFKRWCDEYFYLQHRDETRGVGGLFFDYQDTSGVLYPMMYPGSPLDTPAAKYSEKVGPVENRSWDDIFAFVQDCGAAFLPSYLPIVAKRKDTEYGDRERNFQLYRRGRYVEFNLVYDRGTIFGLQTNGRTESILMSLPPLVRWEYAYTPEPGTPEAKLYDVFLKPQDWANWKPE, encoded by the coding sequence ATGACTGCATTCCCTACGTTTTCTGCGCCAGAAAAGACTCCGAAGAAGGCAACCCAACCCTTGCCACCCAGCGACTCCCGTGAGCGGGTTAGTGCTTGGTTGCAGTCGTTTCAGGATAGTGTCTGCGAGGGGTTGACTGAGGCCGATGGCGCAGCCGAGTTTAAGCAGGATGCTTGGGAGCGTCCGGAGGGCGGTGGTGGCCGATCGCGCGTCATGCGTGATGGCAAAGTCTTTGAGCAAGGTGGCGTCAACTTTTCCGAGGTCTGGGGTGACAAGCTGCCCCCGTCGATTCTGAAGCAGCGCCCCGAAGCGGCGGGTCATCGGTTTTACGCGACCGGGACTTCGATGGTGCTACACCCGAAGAATCCCTACGTGCCAACGGTGCATTTGAATTACCGCTACTTTGAGGCCGGTCCGGTTTGGTGGTTTGGTGGTGGTATCGACCTGACCCCGTATTATCCGTTTGAAGAGGATGTGGCCCAGTTCCACAACACTTTGAAAGGCGCTTGCGATAAGCATCATCCGGAGTATTACAACACCTTCAAACGCTGGTGTGATGAGTATTTCTATTTGCAGCACCGCGATGAGACGCGCGGTGTCGGTGGTCTTTTCTTTGATTACCAAGATACGAGCGGTGTGCTGTATCCGATGATGTATCCGGGTTCACCCCTTGATACGCCCGCCGCGAAGTATTCCGAAAAAGTTGGCCCGGTGGAAAATCGCTCTTGGGATGATATTTTCGCCTTTGTGCAGGATTGTGGAGCCGCGTTCTTACCTTCCTACTTACCGATCGTTGCGAAGCGGAAGGATACCGAGTATGGCGATCGCGAGCGCAACTTCCAGCTCTATCGTCGGGGCCGCTATGTCGAATTTAACCTGGTCTACGATCGGGGCACTATCTTTGGTTTGCAGACCAATGGTCGCACCGAATCGATCTTGATGTCCTTGCCACCGTTGGTGCGTTGGGAATATGCCTATACACCGGAGCCAGGTACACCCGAAGCGAAGTTATACGATGTCTTTCTCAAGCCCCAAGATTGGGCAAACTGGAAGCCGGAATAA
- the nrtS gene encoding nitrate/nitrite transporter NrtS: MQFLQPIKATLAEPQCHSTALRVAIVVGSILFTINHGDAIVSGKMTQRRWISGLLTYCVPYCVSLHGQSTCFRKP, from the coding sequence ATGCAATTTCTCCAGCCGATCAAAGCCACACTGGCTGAACCCCAATGTCACAGCACCGCCCTGCGAGTTGCGATCGTCGTTGGTTCTATTCTTTTCACCATCAACCACGGCGATGCGATCGTCAGCGGCAAAATGACCCAAAGACGCTGGATTTCCGGCCTGCTCACCTACTGCGTCCCCTACTGCGTCAGCCTCCACGGCCAAAGCACCTGCTTCCGCAAGCCTTAA